The Planktothrix serta PCC 8927 genome includes a region encoding these proteins:
- a CDS encoding EAL domain-containing response regulator, with the protein MSKILVIEDEDLIRDNIVELLEAEDFEVFNAENGKIGVQLAFQHQPDLILCDVMMPELDGYGVLTALQENSITATIPFIFLTAKADLGDVRKGMQHGADDYITKPCTATELLKSIVIRLEKHATLKARYSNELKLAESKLNQLIYQDSTTNLPNRLSLLEYFQEILHQFLSLSVADKNWQQNGMIPILCLGVDRFSRINDILGYEGGDLLLKAVAERLRNSLHSENIITHLNGDQFAVLLKPVLEEQPIKTVIEGLQQAISDPFVLTNREVLITVSAGIALYPQDGRDIQQLLRGAKQAMNQVKQQGGNHYSFYTPASDNELSERIDLEVALRYALERDEFQLYYQPQVSLKTGNIVGAEALIRWKHPQKGMISPMKFIPIAEENGLIEPIGEWVLHQACQDSKGWRSQGLGSLRVAVNLSGRQFRTPNLRQKLVQILLSTGCEPDYLELELTESLLIRDAELSIQQLQALKALGLKIAIDDFGTGYSSLNYLQKFPFDVLKIDQCFVRNLHTNKINVAITKSLISMAHLLNLKVIAEGVETQEELQILDEFNCDEIQGYLFSRPLSLEDFKAFVKSGTQLKVSQPHS; encoded by the coding sequence ATGTCTAAAATTCTTGTGATTGAAGATGAAGACTTAATTCGGGATAATATTGTAGAACTTCTCGAAGCTGAAGACTTTGAAGTGTTCAATGCTGAAAATGGCAAAATCGGTGTTCAATTAGCTTTTCAACATCAACCCGATTTAATTTTGTGTGATGTGATGATGCCAGAACTTGATGGTTATGGAGTGCTTACCGCTTTACAAGAAAATTCGATCACCGCGACTATTCCTTTCATTTTTTTAACAGCAAAAGCGGATTTAGGCGACGTGCGAAAGGGAATGCAGCATGGGGCGGATGACTATATCACCAAACCCTGCACAGCAACAGAATTACTCAAATCCATTGTAATTCGTTTGGAAAAACACGCTACTTTAAAAGCTCGTTATAGTAATGAATTAAAATTAGCTGAATCTAAACTTAATCAATTAATTTATCAAGATAGTACCACCAACTTACCGAACCGTTTATCCTTGTTAGAATACTTTCAAGAAATTTTACATCAGTTTTTATCCCTGTCTGTTGCCGATAAAAATTGGCAGCAAAATGGCATGATTCCCATTTTATGTTTAGGAGTAGATCGGTTTAGTCGAATTAACGATATTTTAGGTTATGAAGGAGGAGATTTACTCTTAAAAGCCGTCGCCGAACGGTTAAGAAATAGTTTACATTCTGAGAATATTATTACTCATCTTAATGGGGATCAATTTGCTGTTTTATTAAAACCTGTTCTGGAAGAACAACCGATTAAAACAGTTATTGAAGGGTTACAACAGGCAATTTCTGACCCTTTTGTTTTAACAAACCGGGAAGTTTTGATCACCGTTAGTGCTGGAATTGCCCTTTATCCGCAAGATGGTCGGGATATTCAACAACTCCTGCGGGGGGCCAAACAGGCGATGAATCAAGTTAAACAACAAGGAGGAAATCATTATAGTTTTTATACCCCCGCTTCCGACAATGAACTCTCAGAACGGATTGATTTAGAAGTTGCTCTGCGCTATGCTTTAGAACGAGACGAATTTCAACTTTACTATCAACCCCAAGTCAGTTTAAAAACCGGAAATATTGTCGGGGCTGAAGCTTTAATTCGCTGGAAACATCCCCAAAAAGGTATGATTTCCCCGATGAAATTTATTCCAATTGCGGAAGAAAATGGTTTAATTGAACCGATTGGGGAATGGGTTTTACATCAAGCCTGCCAAGATAGTAAAGGATGGCGATCGCAAGGGTTGGGAAGTTTGCGCGTAGCGGTGAATTTATCCGGTCGGCAATTCCGAACTCCTAATCTGCGCCAAAAGTTGGTGCAAATTTTACTCAGTACAGGTTGTGAACCCGATTATTTAGAATTAGAATTAACAGAAAGTTTGTTAATTCGAGATGCGGAATTATCCATCCAACAGTTACAAGCTTTAAAAGCTCTAGGATTAAAAATAGCAATTGATGATTTTGGGACTGGATATTCTTCTCTTAACTATTTACAAAAATTCCCTTTCGATGTGCTAAAAATAGATCAATGTTTTGTTCGCAATCTCCATACTAATAAAATCAATGTAGCCATTACAAAATCCTTGATTTCAATGGCCCATCTTTTGAATTTAAAAGTGATTGCTGAAGGGGTAGAAACTCAAGAAGAATTACAGATTCTGGATGAGTTTAACTGTGATGAAATTCAGGGTTATCTCTTTAGTCGTCCTCTCAGTTTAGAGGATTTTAAAGCCTTCGTTAAAAGTGGAACTCAACTGAAGGTTTCTCAACCTCATTCTTAA